Below is a window of Pseudomonas sp. B21-040 DNA.
TCATCGCGCTGTGGACCGGGATCCTGCTGTTCCTGTCCTTGCACCTGCGTACCGCCAACAACTACGCCTTGATGCTCGCCGGTTACACCTTGCCGCTGATCGCCCTGCCGGTGGTGAACAACCCGCTGGGGGTTTGGGACGTGGCGGAAGCGCGTACTGAAGAGATCTTTCTTGGCATCGCCGTGGCGGCGGTGGTCGGTGCCATGTTCTGGCCTCGGCGGCTGGCGCCGGTGTTCAACGATGCGGTGAGCAAATGGTTTGCCGATGCCTCGACGTACAGTTTGCGGTTCCTTAGCCGCACGGTGCAGCCAGACGAAGTCAGCGCGCTGCGTTCCGCCATGGTGACGACCTTCAACACGCTGGAATTGATGATCGGCCAGCTGCCGCACGAGGGCGCGCGAGCGCAGACCGTACGTAATACCAAAGAGCTGCGCGGGCGGATGATTCACCTGTTACCGGTGATCGACGCCCTCGACGATGCCCTGTATGCCCTTGAGCGGCGCACGCCGGAGCTGGTCGAAAAATTCGCACCGCTGTTGGCCGCCACCACCGAATGGCTCAATTACAAAGACGCCGATCTCGGCCGCTGGCAATCGCTGAAAGACCAGCTTGAAGCCCTGCAACCGTCCGCCGAAGCCCTGAATGATCGCAAGCAGTTGCTGTTCTCCAACGCACTGTATCGCCTCGGCGAGTGGATCGATGTGTGGCAGGACTGCCGCAGCCTGCAATACGCCATCGAGTGCGAAAGCCAGGACAGCTGGCGCGCGGTGTATCGCCACTGGCGCCTCGGTCGCCTGTCGCCGTTTCTCGACCGTGGCCTGATGCTCTACTCGGCGGCATCCACGGTCCTGGCCATCATCGTTGCTTCAGTGTTGTGGATTCTGCTCGGCTGGACCGACGGCGGCTCGGCAGTGATTCTCGCCGCCGTGGCGTGCAGCTTTTTCGCCTCGATGGATGACCCGGCGCCGCAGATTTACCGGTTCTTTTTCTGGACCGCGATGTCGGTGGTGCTGGCCAGCCTTTACCTGTTTCTGGTGCTGCCCAACCTGCACGACTTCCCGATGTTGGTGCTGGCGTTTGCCGTGCCGTTTATCTGCATCGGCACCCTGACGGTCAAGCCGCAGTTTTACCTGGGCATGCTGCTGACCCTCGTCAACACCTCGTCCTTTATCAGTATTCAGGGCGCCTACGATGCGGACTTCCTCAGCTTCGCCAACTCCAACCTGGCCGGTCCCATCGGGCTGTTGTTTGCCTTTATCTGGACCCTGATCGCCCGGCCGTTCGGTGCGGAGCTGGCGGCCAAGCGGCTGACCCGGTTCAGTTGGCGCGACATCGTCAGCCTCACAGAACCGGCCAATCTGGCCGAGCACCGGCAATTGGGCGTACAGGTGCTCGATCGTTTGATGCAGCACTTGCCGCGTCTGGCCATGACCGGCCAGGACACCGGCATCGCGTTGCGTGAGGTGCGTGTGGCGCTGAACGTGCTCGATCTGCTGGCTTACACACCGCGAGTGGACGGAGTGCCGCGAGCGCTGCTGCATCAGGTAGTGACGGAAGTCGGCGAGTATTTCAAGGCCTGCCTGAAGGCCGGGGAGCGTCTGCCGGCACCGGGCCCGTTGCTGATGACCCTCGACCGCGCCCGCCGATCGCTGGATGTGGATTGTGATGAGGACACCCGTCTGAATTTGCTGCATGCCCTGAGCGGCCTGCGTCTGGCGTTGTTGCCGGGTGTGGAATTCGTAAGCTCGGGTGAACTCGAAGAACCGCTGCCCCATGGCATCGATGGAGCGCCTTTATGATCGGTGATGTGGACATCAGCGGGGTGTTCTTGCCCACGCTGCTGGTATTGATGGGCATTACGTATGTGTTGTTCCTGCTGGTGCACGGGTTGCTGATGCGCTTGCACTTTTACCGTCTGGTCTGGCACCGGGCATTGTTCAACGTGGCTCTCTACGCTTTGCTGCTCGGCGCCGTGGACTCACTCAGTCGATACCTGATGACATGAAAAAACCTTTTTTGACCTTGGGTCGCGTGGTGCTGACCCTGTTGATCGTGACCTTCGCCGTCGTCGTGGTCTGGCGCATGGTGATGTACTACATGTTTGCGCCGTGGACCCGCGACGGGCATATCCGTGCCGACATCGTGCAAATCGCCCCGGACGTCTCCGGGCTGATCCAGCAAGTGGATGTGCGCGACAACCAGTGGGTAAAACGTGGCCAGGTGCTGTTCAGCATTGATCAGGACCGCTTCAAGCTGGCCTTGCGCCAAGCCAAAGCGGCAGTCGCCGACCGTCAGGAAACCCTGGCGCAGGCGCAACGCGAAGCCAAGCGTAACCGTGGTCTGGGCAATCTGGTGCCTGGCGAACAGCTGGAAGAAAGCCAGTCCCGGGTGGCGCGCGCTGAAGTTGCGTTGATGGAAGCTCAAGTGGCGGTGGACAGTGCTCAATTGAACCTGGACCGCTCGACCATCCGCAGCCCGGTCGACGGCTACATCAACGACCGTGCGCCGCGTGCGCAAGAGTTCGTCACGGCCGGGCGGCCGGTGTTGTCGGTGGTAGACAGTAATTCGTTCCACATCGACGGCTATTTCGAAGAAACCAAGCTGAACGGCATTCACGTCGGCCAGAGTGTCGACATCCGCGTAATCGGTGACAGCGCGCGCCTGCGCGGCCATGTGGAAAGCATCGTCGCCGGCATCGAAGACCGCGACCGCACCATCGGCAATAACCTGCTGCCCAACGTCAACCCGGCGTTCAGTTGGGTGCGCCTGGCACAGCGGATTCCGGTGCGAATTGTCTTTGATGATGTACCTGAAGATTTCCGCATGATCGCCGGGCGTACCGCCACGGTATCGATCATCGACGATCAGAAGCGGGAGCCGGCGCAATGAGCAAGGCCTCGGGTTTGGCGGTCGCCGGATTAGGCTTGCTGCTGTCGGCGTGTCAGATGGTCGGGCCGGATTATCATTTGCCCGAAGAGGCGGCGGTCCATCGACCCGATTTGCAGGGTGATTTGGCGGTCGACGGTAAAACGGTGGTGTCCGCACCGGTGCCGGCCGATTGGTGGCGCCTGTACAAGGACCCGCGACTCGACCAGTTGGTGCAGCAGGCCATGGCGTCCAACACCGATTTGCGCGTGGCGGCGGCCAGTCTGTTGCGGTCTCGCGCTCAGGTCGATGAGGCAGAAGCGGCGGGTGGCTGGAGCGGCGGCGTGAAGATGGGCGCCCAGAGATTGCAGGAGTCCGGCCAGGCGTTCCTGATTCCGGAAAAAGTGCCGGTGGCCAACGTCGGAGATATCGGCATCAGCGCGTCGTACCAGTTCGATCTGTTCGGCACGTTGCAGCGCGGCATCGAAGCGGCCAAGGCCAACGCCGATGCGACGCAGGCCGCTGCCGATACGGCTCGCATCACCGTGGTGGCCGACGTGGTCCGGGCCTACACCCAGGTGTGCGCCGCCAATGAAGAGCGCGAGATTGCCCAGCACTCCCTCGACCTGCAGGCCCAGAGCACCACGCTGATCCAGCGTCTGCGCGATGCCGGACGTGGTGATGAAACACAGGTCACCCGTTCGCAAACCCAGTTCAAATCCTTGCGCGCCGACATGCCGCGCTATGAGGCCTCGCGTCAGGCCGGGCTGTATCGCCTGTCAATGTTGCTGGCCAAGCCGGTGGATCAACTGCCGGCCGGCACCGCCACCTGCGACGAGCTGCCGAAAATCGCGCAATTGATTCCGGTGGGCGATGGCGCCGCGTTGCTCAAGCGTCGTCCCGATGTGCGGCAGGCCGAGCGCCGGCTGGCGACCGCGACGGCCGGGATTGGCGTCGCCACGGGTGAGCTGTACCCGAACATCAGCATCGGCGCGACCATCGGCACCGTCGGTATCCTCGACGATCTCGGTGACCCGTCCACCAACCGTTGGGGCTTTGGTCCGTCGCTGACCTGGAACGTGCCGACCAACGGCGCCCGGGCACGCATCCGCGAAGCCGAAGCGGTGACCCAGGCGACACTGGCGCATTTCGATGGGGTGGTGCTCAACGCCATTCGCGAAACCCAGACCAGCCTGGTCCAGTACACCGCATTGTTGCAGCGTCGTGACGCCCTGGCAGACGCCGAGCAATCGGCAAGACTGGCAGCGGACCAGACGCACCGTTTCTTCCAGGCCGGCCGCGCTTCGTTCCTGGCGGACTTGCAAGCGACCCGCACCTACACGGATGTCACGGCGCAACTGGGCGCGGCCAACACCCAGGTTGCCGCCAGCCAGATCGATTTGTTCCTCGCGCTGGGCGGTGGCTGGGAAAGCGGACGAACGCAAGGTTCGAACGCCAGCAAACCCTGAGGCCGTTGCTATGCTTTGATTTGATGAAGTCACGTTCTGATTTCATCAATCAAGGCTCGCGTTGGTCATGGGGACTCTAATAATGAAAAACCCTTATGCTCCTGGCTTTTGGTGCGCTATTGCGGCATTGGTTTTGCTGTCGGCCACCTATTTCTACGGCATCATGCTGGCCCACCAGATCGACAAGGCTCTGGTGTTTCTCGACAGCGCCAGTGCGCTGATTGCCGTGATGGCAATCGTGGTGGTGGCCTGGGCTTCAGTCCAGGGCCAGCGCATCAAAAAAAGACAACTCGAACAAGGCAAAACCCTGGTGCTGATCTGGGACACCAAGGTGGCGTTGCGTCGTGTCGAAACGGTGTTTGACCAATATTTCTGGGGCAGCTACTGGCAGCCGGGGCGCACCTTCCAGGAAGTCATGGGCGAGCTCACCGGCACACCGTTGGAAAAAAGCCTCGAGACCTTGAAGAAACAATGCCTGGCACTGGATAAACAGGTGTCCGAGGAGGACTGGCACTGGCTGAACAATGCCCGTGAACTCTCGGATGTCGCCACTGCCATGGCGCGAGAACGCTATCAACTGGACGTTTGCGACCCGCGCGCCGAAGTGACGGGCGGGGCGGTGATCAATCGGGATTTTGAAGTGCTGGTGTATACGTGGACGGCACGGCTCAAGAGCTTTGATCATCAGCTGGATGAGATGGAAGTGCAGTATTCCTGAGTTTTTGTTGGCGGGAGTGACGCCATCGCGAGCAGGCTCACGCCTACAAGGGTTCTGTGAACGACACATAACCTTTGTAGGCGTGAGCCTGCTCGCGATGGCGATTTCATATCCGTCGAAACGCTCAACCGTCCTGAGTAGTCCATAGACACTCTTTAACCTTTAATCATTGGGCCGCCCGTCGCGCCGAGTGCTAATCTCCACTCCACTTTTATTTAGCTATTTAGCGGAGTCGAGCCGCAACCCGTCATGGGTTCAGGGAAGACGACCACACCTTCAAACAACGGATATTGACTGGGTCATTCATGAATAAATCAGCAGGCGTGCTTCTTGGAATTGTCGTAGCCATCGGCGCAATCAGCGCGGGGGGTGCCTGGTTCACCGGGAGCAAAATCGAAGGCGTGTTGAACACCTCGATCGCCGACGCTAACAAAGAGCTGAAGGCCGCGCTGGTAGGTTCCAATGGCACGGCATCGCTGGAGCTGGTGTCGCTTGAGCGCCACGTGTTCAGCAGTACCGCGCACTACCGCCTTAAAGGCGAAGGCGAGATGTTTGGTGAAACCCCGGTTGAATTGCAGTTTGTCGACCACATCGAACACGGTCCGCTGCCGTTCTCGCGCCTGGTCGCGTTGAAGTGGTTGCCGGTCATGGCCACCAGTCACTACGAACTTGAACGCACGTCGCTCACCGAAAAGTGGTTTGCCGCCGCCAAAGACAAATCGCCGCTCACCGGCGTGGTCAACATCGGTTACGACAACTCCACCAGCGGCACCCTCCAGTTGCAGCCGCTGGACGTTGCGCTGGATGACAAGTCCAACCTGAAATTCACCGGTTTGAACCTCGACGTCGACGCCAGCCCCCAGGTCCAAAAGCTCAAGGCCAACGGCTACATGGACAGCCTGACACTGAGCACCGTGGCTGAAGATCAAACCCCGGTGAAGGTCGAGCTCACTGGCCTGACCCTGGCCAGCAACCTGGTTAAAAGCACCTACGGCTACTACACCGGCGAGAACACCCTTGAGCTGACGGACAGCAAAACTACTTTCGGCCCCAAGCAATCGGTACTGGGCATCAAGAAATTTGAAATGAAGAACCAGACCGAGGAGTCGGGCACCAGCGCTTCGGGACGTGCCGACTACAAGGTGGGTGAAGTGTCGTTGAACGGCAAGACCGTCGGCTCTGCGCAAATGGCCATGAGCCTGAAGAACCTCGATATCCCGGCCACCATGTCGCTGATGCAGATCTATCAGACCAAACTGCAGCCTTACGAGAAAGCGGCCGCAGAGGCTGCTGCTGCGGGTCTGCCCTCTCCTGAACTGGTCCTGACTCCGGCCGAGGAGGCGCAAGTCAAAACCGGTCTCGAAAAGCTATTGGCTGCTGGCCCGCAAGTGGCGCTGGAAAACCTGTCGTTCAACACGACCAATGGTGAAAGCCGCGCCAACCTGGTGCTTGACCTGACCAAACCGCAGTCCATGGACTTGCCGCCTGATCAACTGACCCAACAGTTGATCGCACTGCTGGATATCAACGTGCAGGTGTCCAAGCCGATGCTCGTCGATTTACTCACCGTGCAAAGCCAACTGGACGGTCAGACCGATGCCAAGCTCATCGCCGACCAGGCCACCGCCACTGCCGACATGTTCAGCAGCATGGCGGTCGGCACGCAGCTCGCCAAACTGGACGGCAACAACGTTGTCAGCAAGTTGCATTACGCCAACAATCAGGTGGAATTCAATGGCCAGAAAATGACCGTTGAAGAGTTTGTCGGTTTCGTGATGAGCAAGCTCGGTGGCGGTGCCGAAATCCAGGAATAAATCCCACGGCTGAATAAAACGCCCGACCTCTGCGACTCCCGCAGTTCGGGCGTTTTGCTGTCGGGTGTGTGCCCGCTACCCAATGTCCCGAATCAACTGCCACGCCTCGTCCACCGACAGTGGCTGTTTCATGCGTTCGGCCAGCAGCGCCATCGCCCGTTCTTCATCGCAGGCAACTGCGGCAGCCACCACGCCGTTTTTGCCGAACAAGCCGATAAAGGGTGGATGGTTCGGATCCCCCTTGAACTCGACCTCGTCCCAGGCTTCGGCGTGGCCGAGGTAGTCGTAGTTTTTGCCGAAGTGCCAGGTCCAGAAATACGGCACGTCGAGGTAATGCTCGTCAGCGCCCAGCATATTCGCGGCGGCGATCCGCGCCTGTTGCTGGGCCAGACGCCAATGCTCGATGCGCTGAGGCTGGCCGTTGAGCGGGAACGTCGCGATATCACCTACCGCCCACAACCCGTCGGTGACGCGCATGCCGCCGTCGACCTTCAGCGACCGGTCTTTTTCCTTGGGCAAATCGGTAAACGGCTCGGTTGCGGGGCTGACGCCGATGCCGGCCAGTACCAGATCCGCCGGCAAGCGTTGACCGTTGTCCAGGCACACCGCCTCTACGTGGTCCGTGCCTTCTATATAGAAGGCTTCGCCATCGGTGTGAAACACCACGCCGTTGCTTTCATGCAAGGCGCGAATGGCGTTGCCGACGGCTTCGCCCAATTGTGCGGCAAAGGGAATGGCATGCCGGGCCAGGATCGTGACGTCCAACCCGAGCTCCCGCAGGGCTGAGGCGGACTCCAGCGCAATAAAACTGTCACCGATGATCACCACTCGCTGGCCAGGTTTCGCCACTTGCAGAATCTGGCTTGCCTGATCTTTTGAACGCAGTACGAACACCTGCGGCAAATCGGCGCCAGGCAGCGTGAGTTGATTGGGCTTGCCGCCGGTGGCAAGCAGTGCCGCGTCATAGTTGAGCGATCGACCATTGGTTAGCCGCACGGTTTTATTCGACGAATCCAGGCTGGCGACTTCACCGGTCATGCGTTCGATCCGCTGTTCGCGATAAAACGCGTCATCGCGCAGCGGCGGGACTTCTTCGAGTGGCATCTGCCCGGCAATCACAAATTTGCTCAGGACGGTGCGGTCGTATCCGGCGTCGGCTTCACGGTCGATCAGCAGCACTTGGCCACCGAAGCCCTTTTCGCGTAACGCCGCCGCACACGCCGTACCGGCTGCCCCGGCACCGATGATCACAAACGTGCGCTCGTCGTCTGCCGGTGGAGTGTGTGCATCGGCAAACGGCTGGTCATCGACCCAGATGTCGCCATCGCGTATTTCCAACGGATAACGCTTGAGGCTGTCCAGAGCCGGCGGCTCGCACAACGCACCGTCCTCGATTCGATACGCCGCTTTGTGCCACGGGCAGATCAAACGTCCGTGGCACAGCGCACCTTCCGCCAGCGGTGCCCCGGCATGCGGGCACTCACCCTGATAGGCGCGTAATTGATCGCCCACCCGCAGCAAAACAATTTTGGTGTCTTCAATCTGGACTTCGAGGCCCCGGTTTTCAGACACATCGGCGAAACGGGCGACACGATGCAGTGCCATGACGGCTCTCCAGACAGACGTTTCACTTAAGAGTTTGGTGCGTAATGCGAGGTTCAGCCAATTCCCACTGCCACCGCACGAACGGTACAGCTATAGTTCGCAAGCCGACGACGGCCCTACCCCACAAGGTGCTCCGGAATGACCCGATTGACCTCTCTGAACCCTTGGCTGGCGGCCATTGCAGTCGCCATTTGTGTGCAATTTCCGGCGCAAGCCCAAGAACGTTTCACCCTGAACATTCCAGGTGTCACGGATGACCGGCTGTTTACCTCGGCCGCGGCCAGCGATGCTCCGGGTTGTGGCGGACACAACGCGTCACCGGCATTGAACTGGAACGACGGGCCGAAGGGTACCTTGAGTTATGCCGTGGTCATGCACGACCCCGATGGGCAGAAGGGGCAGGGTGCCGATCATTGGGTGCATTACGGCATCAAGGCCACCACTCACCAGATCCCCGCCGGTGTCGGGGCAAAGTCGGCACTCGAAGGCGTCGGTGGCACCAACAGCAAAGGCACCACCGGTTATGTCGGGCCTTGCCCGCCGGTTGGCGACAGTGCACATCACTACATAATTCAGCTGTACGCACTGGACCTTGCTCCAGAGGCCCTGCCCGCCGGGCTTACGCGCGCGCAACTGCTGGAAAAGATCAAAGGTCATGTGCTGAAAAACAGCAGCGTGGTACGTCGTTATCACCGCTGAGTTTAATTTTCAGCCGGTTTAACCCGAACCTGAAAGGGGGCTCGTCTCAGAGGATGAATGGATCAATTTCCTCCTGAGGTCAGCCCCCCATGTCCCTCCCTCTGCTTTACCTTCGCCCGGCAGCCCTGGGATTCGTCAGCGGATTGCTATTGGCTGTTGCCGGTTGCGGCGTTTCCTCCACACCTGATTCCGCGCACGTGTCGCCACCGGCTCAAAGCGAGGTAAAGCTTGAAGAGTTGGTGCGCAGCGAGGTGGGCATGGCGGATGCGTCAATGGCCAAGCGCAGCGTTCGCCCGGCGCCGGTTGCGAGTTTTGCACCTGAGTCGTTCCCGCCCGGGTATCGGGATGAACAGCGAGAGCAATACCAAGCGCTGGCGGACAACCCCATCCACAGCGTGACCGAGGCACCGGTCTCGACTTTCAGTGCTGATGTGGATACCGGCGCTTACGCCAACGTCCGGCGTTTGTTGAATCAGGGGCGATTGCCCCCCGAAGGCGCGGTACGGCTGGAGGAAATGGTCAATTATTTTCCCTATGACTACGCCCAACCCACTGATGGCTCACCGTTTGGGGTGACCACTGAGCTGGCGCCGTCGCCATGGAACCCGCATACCCGACTGCTGCGCGTCGGTATCAAGGCGTCGGACCGCGCGGTGGCGGAACTGGCCCCGGCGAACCTGGTGTTTCTGGTGGACGTCTCCGGTTCAATGGATCGTCGCGAAGGATTGCCGCTGGTCAAAAGCACCCTGAAATTGCTGGTCGATCAATTACGCGAGCAGGACCGGGTTTCATTGGTGGTCTATGCCGGTGATTCGCGCGTGGTGCTGGAGCCGACTTCCGGACGCGAAAAGGCGAAAATTCGTACAGCTATCGATCAATTGACCGCCGGCGGCTCGACCGCTGGAGCGTCGGGCATCGAGTTGGCCTATCAAATGGCACAACAAGCGTTTATCCCCAAAGGAATCAACCGCATCCTGCTGGCCACCGACGGTGACTTCAATGTCGGCATCAGCGACTTCGACAGCCTCAAACAGATGGCGGTGGATAAACGCAAGTCCGGCGTCTCTCTGACGACCTTGGGTTTTGGGGTGGATAACTACAATGAACACCTGATGGAACAACTGGCCGACGCCGGCGATGGTAACTACGCCTACATCGACAACTTGCGTGAAGCGCGCAAGGTGTTGGTCGATCAGCTGGGCTCGACCCTTGCGGTCGTGGCGAAGAACGTCAAGCTGCAAGTGGAATTCAATCCGGCGCAGGTGAGCGAATATCGGTTGTTGGGGTATGAGAATCGGGCGTTGAAGCGTGAGGACTTCAGCAACGACAAAGTCGATGCAGGCGAAATCGGTGCAGGACACACGGTAACGGCGCTGTATGAAATCGTACCCAAAGGCGAGAAAGGCTGGCTGGAGCCGCTGCGTTATGGGCAGCCTGAGGCAGTTGTTTCGGCGAATACCGCAGAACTGGCGATATTACGAGTGCGGTATCAGCTACCGGAGGGTGGGAATAGTCGTTTGATCGAGCGGCCTATCATTAACAGTCAAACGGCCAAAGCCAGCGATGACCTGAGATTTGCGGCGGCCGTGGCGGCATTTTCCCAGCAACTCAAGGATGGACGGTACACCGGTGATTTCAGTTTGAAGGACACGCAAGCGCTGGCTCGCGGTGCGCGGGGTGAGGACCCATTCGGACTGCGTGCAGAGTTCGTGCAATTGGTGGAGCTGGCGCAAAGCCTGCGTACCACTACGGCATTGAACAGCGAGCCACTTAAAGGAGGCTACAACTGACATGTCAGCGCCGGAACCGAGCGATGAAGCGCTGCTGGCCCGATATCGCGGAGGCGAAGGGCCGGCGTTCGAGATTTTATACGCCCGTCATCGGCAGGGACTTTACCGGTTCCTGCTCGGCCTCAGCGGTAAAACCGAATTGGCCGAAGAGGTTTATCAGGAAACCTGGCTGAGCCTGATACGCAGTACCAGTCAGCCACAAGGTCGGGCGAATTTTCGTACGTGGCTTTATCAGATCGCCCGCAACCGACTCATCGATCACTGGCGCAAACACGGTATCCACCATCCGTTGCACGACAGCTATGACGAACAGGCTCACGCCTTATTTGATGAGGCGACCGATCCGGAGCTTCTGTTGAGCCTGAGCCGCGACAGTCAGCGTCTTGAAACGGCCCTGCAAAATCTGCCTGCTGAACAGCGTGAGGTCTTCCTGCTGCGTACACATGGCGATCTCGACCTGCCGCAGATCGCCACACTCACCGCAACACCGCTGGAAACGGTCAAAAGCCGTTTGCGCTACGCCCAGCAAAAACTGCGTCGGCTGCTGGCCGAGGAGGTACTGACATGACTGACGCCCGTACTACACCGGAAGACGAAGTGGTGAAGCACTACCGTGAACATGCGGTGGGTGAACCGTCGGCTCATCTGGATTCATTGATCCTTGGCGTGGCCCACAGGGAAACCCCGATGCCGAAGCCAAGCGTCTGGCAACGTTGGGTTCAGGTTTGCCAGAAGCCTCGCTGGCAGGTGGTGTTTGCCAGTCTGGTGGGTGTCGCCTTGATGGTGGCATTGGTGCAACGTACGCCGGAGCAAGCGCCGAGCTATGACTTCGCCCCTGCGCCCAAAATGTCCGCGCCGGTTGCCAAAAAAGAGGCGGCGCCTGCTGCTCGCGCGTTGGCGGCCCCTGCGCCGATGGCGGATATTGCTGCGCCCGCGCAGAGCGAATCGATCAACGCCGGAATGGCTGAGGAATCAAAAGTCAGCAAACGTACCGCGGTGCCACCGAATCAGCTGGATGAACAATTGCGCGAGGTGATTCGCCTGCAGGATGCCGGTCAGGCCCCGGCGGCAGATGCTTTGTTAAAGGCATTGCATCTTCGCTTCCCAACCGAAAACCTCATCGGGCGACTCGGAGATTTACGCAAAAACTGAGTTGCCAGGTGGTCAGCCATTTGGCATCAAGGCCCGAAAGCGCGCACTATCGGGCCATAGCCGATGCGTTGGAGGAAGCCGTGGCGAAAAAAATCGATCGCATCGCCCAAATGCTCAACTGCCCCGTAAAAGGGGAGGAACTAAGACGGGCAATTACTGAGAGCCGTAAGGATTTTCTCCTTAACCACCCAGAAGAAGAGGAGGTTGATGAGGAAGACTTTGAGGATGATGAGGAGTGGGACGACGATCTTGACTGGACGACCGAGTAGGGGTCGCCAGTCGAAGGCGGGTTGGGAGGGCTGCCGTTTCAAGTGATGCAGCCTTGCTGAAGCAGGGCTGGAAAGGTCCTTAATGTACAAACGTTTGAAGTGGTGAAGAAAGTTTCAAAAGAGGCTTGACGCAGTATTGAATCAACGCAGTATTGAATCACTGTAGAATTCGCCTCCCGCTACCGAGTGATCGGAAGCGCAAGTGGTTGAAGTTACAAAGGAAACTTTGAAAACTTCTGAAAATAACCACTTGACAGCAACAGAGGCTGCTGTAGAATGCGCGCCTCGGTTGAGACGAAAGATCTTAACCAACCGCTCTTTAACAACTGAATCAAGCAATTCGTGTGGGTGCTTGTGGAGTCAGACTGATAGTCAACAAGATTATCAGCATCACAAGTTACTCCGCGAGAAATCAAAGATGTAACCAACGATTGCTGAGCCAAGTTTAGGGTTTCTTAAAAACCCAAAGATGTTTGAACTGAAGAGTTTGATCATGGCTCAGATTGAACGCTGGCGGCAGGCCTAACACATGCAAGTCGAGCGGTAGAGAGAAGCTTGCTTCTCTTGAGAGCGGCGGACGGGTGAGTAATGCCTAGGAATCTGCCTGGTAGTGGGGGATAACGTTCGGAAACGGACGCTAATACCGCATACGTCCTACGGGAGAAAGCAGGGGACCTTCGGGCCTTGCGCTATCAGATGAGCCTAGGTCGGATTAGCTAGTTGGTGAGGTAATGGCTCACCAAGGCGACGATCCGTAACTGGTCTGAGAGGATGATCAGTCACACTGGAACTGAGACACGGTCCAGACTCCTACGGGAGGCAGCAGTGGGGAATATTGGACAATGGGCGAAAGCCTGATCCAGCCATGCCGCGTGTGTGAAGAAGGTCTTCGGATTGTAAAGCACTTTAAGTTGGGAGGAAGGGTTGTAACCTAATACGTTGCAATTTTGACGTTACCGACAGAATAAGCACCGGCTAACTCTGTGCCAGCAGCCGCGGTAATACAGAGGGTGCAAGCGTTAATCGGAATTACTGGGCGTAAAGCGCGCGTAGGTGGTTCGTTAAGTTGGATGTGAAATCCCCGGGCTCAACCTGGGAACTGCATTCAAAACTGTCGAGCTAGAGTATGGTAGAGGGTGGTGGAATTTCCTGTGTAGCGGTGAAATGCGTAGATATAGGAAGGAACACCAGTGGCGAAGGCGACCACCTGGACTGATACTGACACTGAGGTGCGAAAGCGTGGGGAGCAAACAGGATTAGATACCCTGGTAGTCCACGCCGTAAACGATGTCAACTAGCCGTTGGGAGCCTTGAGCTCTTAGTGGCGCAGCTAACGCATTAAGTTGACCGCCTGGGGAGTACGGCCGCAAGGTTAAAACTCAAATGAATTGACGGGGGCCCGCACAAGCGGTGGAGCATGTGGTTTAATTCGAAGCAACGCGAAGAACCTTACCAGGCCTTGACATCCAATGAACTTTCCAGAGATGGATCGGTGCCTTCGGGAACATTGAGACAGGTGCTGCATGGCTGTCGTCAGCTCGTGTCGTGAGATGTTG
It encodes the following:
- a CDS encoding VWA domain-containing protein, with amino-acid sequence MSLPLLYLRPAALGFVSGLLLAVAGCGVSSTPDSAHVSPPAQSEVKLEELVRSEVGMADASMAKRSVRPAPVASFAPESFPPGYRDEQREQYQALADNPIHSVTEAPVSTFSADVDTGAYANVRRLLNQGRLPPEGAVRLEEMVNYFPYDYAQPTDGSPFGVTTELAPSPWNPHTRLLRVGIKASDRAVAELAPANLVFLVDVSGSMDRREGLPLVKSTLKLLVDQLREQDRVSLVVYAGDSRVVLEPTSGREKAKIRTAIDQLTAGGSTAGASGIELAYQMAQQAFIPKGINRILLATDGDFNVGISDFDSLKQMAVDKRKSGVSLTTLGFGVDNYNEHLMEQLADAGDGNYAYIDNLREARKVLVDQLGSTLAVVAKNVKLQVEFNPAQVSEYRLLGYENRALKREDFSNDKVDAGEIGAGHTVTALYEIVPKGEKGWLEPLRYGQPEAVVSANTAELAILRVRYQLPEGGNSRLIERPIINSQTAKASDDLRFAAAVAAFSQQLKDGRYTGDFSLKDTQALARGARGEDPFGLRAEFVQLVELAQSLRTTTALNSEPLKGGYN
- a CDS encoding RNA polymerase sigma factor; this translates as MSAPEPSDEALLARYRGGEGPAFEILYARHRQGLYRFLLGLSGKTELAEEVYQETWLSLIRSTSQPQGRANFRTWLYQIARNRLIDHWRKHGIHHPLHDSYDEQAHALFDEATDPELLLSLSRDSQRLETALQNLPAEQREVFLLRTHGDLDLPQIATLTATPLETVKSRLRYAQQKLRRLLAEEVLT
- a CDS encoding apoptosis inducing factor family protein — protein: MALHRVARFADVSENRGLEVQIEDTKIVLLRVGDQLRAYQGECPHAGAPLAEGALCHGRLICPWHKAAYRIEDGALCEPPALDSLKRYPLEIRDGDIWVDDQPFADAHTPPADDERTFVIIGAGAAGTACAAALREKGFGGQVLLIDREADAGYDRTVLSKFVIAGQMPLEEVPPLRDDAFYREQRIERMTGEVASLDSSNKTVRLTNGRSLNYDAALLATGGKPNQLTLPGADLPQVFVLRSKDQASQILQVAKPGQRVVIIGDSFIALESASALRELGLDVTILARHAIPFAAQLGEAVGNAIRALHESNGVVFHTDGEAFYIEGTDHVEAVCLDNGQRLPADLVLAGIGVSPATEPFTDLPKEKDRSLKVDGGMRVTDGLWAVGDIATFPLNGQPQRIEHWRLAQQQARIAAANMLGADEHYLDVPYFWTWHFGKNYDYLGHAEAWDEVEFKGDPNHPPFIGLFGKNGVVAAAVACDEERAMALLAERMKQPLSVDEAWQLIRDIG
- a CDS encoding YbhB/YbcL family Raf kinase inhibitor-like protein, with the protein product MTRLTSLNPWLAAIAVAICVQFPAQAQERFTLNIPGVTDDRLFTSAAASDAPGCGGHNASPALNWNDGPKGTLSYAVVMHDPDGQKGQGADHWVHYGIKATTHQIPAGVGAKSALEGVGGTNSKGTTGYVGPCPPVGDSAHHYIIQLYALDLAPEALPAGLTRAQLLEKIKGHVLKNSSVVRRYHR
- a CDS encoding YdgA family protein; this encodes MNKSAGVLLGIVVAIGAISAGGAWFTGSKIEGVLNTSIADANKELKAALVGSNGTASLELVSLERHVFSSTAHYRLKGEGEMFGETPVELQFVDHIEHGPLPFSRLVALKWLPVMATSHYELERTSLTEKWFAAAKDKSPLTGVVNIGYDNSTSGTLQLQPLDVALDDKSNLKFTGLNLDVDASPQVQKLKANGYMDSLTLSTVAEDQTPVKVELTGLTLASNLVKSTYGYYTGENTLELTDSKTTFGPKQSVLGIKKFEMKNQTEESGTSASGRADYKVGEVSLNGKTVGSAQMAMSLKNLDIPATMSLMQIYQTKLQPYEKAAAEAAAAGLPSPELVLTPAEEAQVKTGLEKLLAAGPQVALENLSFNTTNGESRANLVLDLTKPQSMDLPPDQLTQQLIALLDINVQVSKPMLVDLLTVQSQLDGQTDAKLIADQATATADMFSSMAVGTQLAKLDGNNVVSKLHYANNQVEFNGQKMTVEEFVGFVMSKLGGGAEIQE